AGAGCATCTGTGATGACTTACCTTCGGAGGAACGTATTCAAATGAGTCATCTGGGCTCTGTTCAATGTTGGTCGAAGGCACAAGGACTTTCTTTACACTTGCAAGGTGGAGCAACGAGAGTTTCTGAGGGGAGAAGACACGGTTTAAATTCAGCCAATCACACAGCGGGAGGAAAGATAAACACAGGACTTTACTTTGCTAAATACAGATGGATGATTGAATTATAAAGTTACCTGTCTGTATTCCTCATTCTGCTCCACCAGCTTCTGGTTCTGCTCACTCAGTTCTCGTAGCTTCTCAAGCTCCTCTTCCTAAAATGGTGTTACAGATAACCATATGATTAACTTATGTGATTATTCTGCATGAGTAGAAACGCAGAGACAAAGGCTGATTAAACACTCTTCAGCTACTGGAGACAAACCTGGACTTTGAGGCGCTGGAGAAGCTCCTTCTCCTTTGAACTCTCCTCTGTCGGCTTTGTGTCGTCCGACTCTCCACCTATGGGTTTGTTCTGTAGCTGGTTAAGGAGGTAAATGACCTgtacaaaaggaaaacaaatatgTAGAACAGAACATTCCacaaatatgtgtttctctgaaAAAAAGAGGTGTGCGAGTAAAAGCTGCGAGGACCTTCTCCTGATGCCTCTGCTCCAGatccaccagctgctgctggtgctccATGTCCATGGTGGACATGACATTTCTCTCATCAGCCAGCATCTTCCTCAGATCTTGTGCATTCCCTTTCTCCTGTTTGACCTCGCTCTCCAGTTTGGAATTGGACGTTTTAGCAGCCACCAGCTAAATAAAAAGGAGGCATTTGACATTCTTTGGATATACAAACAACAACTAAATAGTTAGATATTTCTAACtgaacacacatgtgcacataaatAATGTATGTATTTGCTCACCTCAGCCATCAGAACCTTAAGGGCACACTTAGCATCAACTATGCTTGTGATGCCGTCTATGCGCTGTTTCAAACGGGCCTCGCTGTCTGCCACAAGAACCTTCTGCTGGAGGTCAGCTATCTGGGCATTCCTGTTGAGATACAAATCACTCAGTTCAGCGTTTCCTGTGGATATTGTGGTTTGAAGGAGTCACACATATGGCTATTGAAAATCTGTAAGTGCGCATTTGTATGCCATTAAATGTCGTGTAGATGAGTAGAATGAGGGATAAGGAAGGTAAATCCACCTGTGGGGAGGCAGAGTGCGATGAATCTTAAAGACTGTTTAAGATTCAGGTAGCAGAGATGCTCTGTCAGACTCACCTGAGGCCCATCTCCGTCTCCAGGTTCTCCACCTGTTTGGTCAGAGGCGTTTCCAGCGCCCCGTGACTCTCCAGCTCGGAGATGATCAGCGTCCGGCGCTGCATGGAAGGACGCCACAGAGCAAAGGATTGATTCTTTGTTACCATTCGACTCGGCTGGTGCAGCCGGATGTCTCACTTGTGCTCAACAGTGAAGAATCTACACCTCACCCTGATTTTGGCAGCGGGTCGCTCCCCCGCCTCCATCTGTTGTTTCAGGTGGTTGATCTCCTGAGCCAAGACCTTTCTGTCCTCCAGCAGGTCATTGAGGTGGCGCCGGGCCTCCTCTGTGCTGACCAACACCTCCACTTCATTGAGGAACCATGTCTGATCACATAAATACACTCACAGAGTTAAGGTGCACAAAGATAGAACCCCTCTGGGTTTGTTAACATATAGACAACAATACAAGGTTCATTCATTTGGCATTTTACGCCGCAGGGTTGTAAAACTAAATGTTGTAACCCTTTCATGCTCCACATAGAGAACATATATAAAgataatcacatttaaaaataaaataaaacaatatatacagttGTACATGTATATATCCAGGAGATACGCCTGTCGTGCATTTTGTGAATTTGGATCTGGGGAATATAAAAAGCAGCAACAGGATCAAGCCGTCACCATGGTCctcatcttcacattaaaagcttaTATTGCTTAGAGTGCGTTTCTGCCAGAGTATATTTTCTGAGGAAATACATGTTTCAGTAATGAAGCCGTAAAAAAGCAAAAGATTAAAGTTAGATTAGTTTGAAGGAGTTACAGCCGCTGACTCTGGATGGACCACCATGGGATTGACATGGAAGGATTTcatcatattttcaaaatacaaGTCTGTCAATATCCTTCAACATGCAGAAATGTCTCATATCTTAACCACTATTTGCAAATATTGGTTAACTTCTCATGCTGAGTAATGTTTTATCAGTAATAATTAGAGATGCATGACATGGAATTTCAGGGCTAATAACAGATAATTATCTCTTTGTTATGGCTGATACCAATATTAATCTTACAAAGCTTGCATACTTTCAAACTgatccatttatttttctaatataaCACCAATACTCAGAGAGCCTTCACCGTCCCATGaataaaagaatacatttatAGTAAATTTGTTTGCAATAcctagttttttctttttaactatGTAGACTAATATTTAGATTAATGCCAGACCTTATCTCCTTACTGACAAACATACATGACTGGCAGCCCTGAGGCATCTCCCTGCTGCTGATGGCTCTCTGCTTCAAAGTCTGAAAAAATCCAGCTCATTTTCAGATGCTTGGTCAATTAGGCTCAACTGTTCCATTGTTGTTCCTTTTGTTGAAGGTTTAATAGTATGTATAGTTTAATAGTTTATGTTCGGCTTGTTCAACAGGTGTTTGATAGCCTGCTCATACCGTCTCCTTTACTGGCAGATTTTGTTGACTGGATTTACATGATCTAATGTAAGTATGTTGCAGTATGTTCTGCATTATTGGATATAATTATTGGCTAAAATGTCATTATAGAAGGCTTCTACAGATAGCAGCTAGCGCAGAGCTAAAGGCTGGTAATAACAGTGAttattttcctccatctttaaTGAGAAAACACTCAAGGAAGCTGGAATTAGCCTGTAGTTCTTCTTTACTACCAACCATGCCAAAAGACGCCGCTGGTGGCTGGAGCAGGAGAACTCAGCTCTCTGTCAGTATAGCGAGCCCTGAGGTATCTATTCTTCAACTGACTACATTTGCCATCAACACTAACTGGACATCAACAATAAATGTGGAAAGTTTCCCCTTTAAACCAAAAGCCTGTGAACCAAGTTCTATTACCTTAACTCTTGAAGCAGCGCTCTCCATTCCTCTGTTATGGGTATCTTTGCGTTTCTCTGATACCTCACTTCTCTTCTGGAGGGCATCTTTCAACCGCTtgtttgcagctgcagcctataggaaggaaaaaaaaaaacaattgcaaTAAACTGCTTTGAATAATTCCCACTTTCTATATGTTGAAATTATTAAATCCAGCACATTAACGAGGtcacataaataaaactgcacAGTCAACAGACCAGCAGGCCTCACCTCCTCAGTTTTACGACGCAGAACATTGGCCTGTTTCTGGAAATCCCTCTCAAGTTTAAGTAACTCATACTGGCGTTTACGATCCTGTAAAACAGATCAAAGACAAACTGGGTTTCATGAAGCCAAAGAACCTCAATAACAGgaataaaatattcagcagCAAGATTAGATTAAGTGAATTTCTGAATAAAATGgtggttaaagaaactgttTGCAAAccttctccttcagctgcagcacctccctctccttcttgCTCTTCCAGTGTCTGAATTTCTCAGAGTCATCCCTCATCTGCCTCATCAGCTGTGTACGCTGGGTCTTCATGGCCTGTGACAACACAGCGTTACTGTGCTTTGATTTGGAATCTGGGGCTTACACGTGTAACAAGTAGCATTACATATTAGCACATGATGGTGAAAAAAGTAGGAAAAGATTTGATATTGTTTGGTATTTATATGAGTTTTACATCCTCATTATGTCCCAAACACAAAGTGAATGGCCAAAATAGATCAGAGAGTGGTCTACGTAGTAGACGGTATAATTATAACATGAGGAATGGGCCACAAGGCatgacactgaaataaaattacTCTTACTTAAAAGTACGCCACAAATATCAATATCTGGTATAAAACCATCATCAGACATTAGAAAAATGGAGATTTAGTGCGTGTTTACGCTCAACATACACAATGTCCCCCCTCACCATCAAAGGATCTCAACAGGTAAAGAAAATCAGAGTTACCTGAATCTCCTGATTGAGCTTGCTAACTTTCTGGACGGAGGACTCTTTGAGCTTCAGGAGTTTGGACTGCTCAAGAagcttcttcttcatgtctACGAGCTGaccctccagctcctgcagcctCTTCCTGCGCTGCTCGCTCAGCCTAGAGGAAGGTGATGTGTGTCAGATGTAGAAGGAAAAGACGAGTGAAAGCTTGTCAGATCACTTCAGTTTTatgccaaaaacaaacaaactttagACCACCCCAACACAACAAAACCCTTCCCCACCACTGCAGAAAAACAATCCTAGAGGAAACACTATACAACTCTACAAAACAGGTGTTCATACTTTGCCTGATTAGTGTCTTTCTTTGCAGACTGAAGTGCCAGAATGAGGtcctctttttccttctgcAGAGAATCCACCGCTGACTGTAGACTGTGTACATTTTTCTGAAGGACAAAATGCCAAGATTAAAACATGTCCTTCATTTCCATAACCActggtttaaaataaataaataatagcaTAATTAACATCAACAACATAATTAAACACTGCACCATGTTAATTTGTGGATGGTATAGAaaccaaaatacatttaatctTATCAAATAATCTTAATGCTGCAAAATTAATCTGTAAGTAATTTCAAAACACAATCAGCATAAATACAACActagaaatgaaagaaatcccccaaataatgacacaaaaaccaaataaaatgcatctaaTTAAATATCTGAGTGATTTAAACCTATTGTGAGAGTCAGAAACAGATAGAAAACCCTCTCACCTGATGCTCTGATTGCATCGGCTCCAGCTGGTTGTCAGTCTGGCACATTTTCCTCACAAAAGCTTCCTTCAAGCTCAACACTTTGTTCAGCTCAATCAGTTCCTTAGAGAGCTGGGCCTGCCGCAGTGCATGATGGGTTGTAAAGGCCTCCGGGGAGTCCTTAGTGACATCCTGTTTAATGTGTTACAGGTaggaaacattttaattcaaaccAATTCAGACATAAGAACTGAGGAGAAAGACTTTACTCTTTGATCAATTTAGTGTGAAAGTGAAGAAATATgtcaatacaaataaaatgtcttgtctataaaatgtacacattcaGTGTAATGGAAATCACAACACTGCAGAATTCTCAATTTAGTAAAGTATGTAGAAACCTAGCAGAATTAGCTGCTCTGGCTTCCTGTAACATGTTAGAATTGACATTAAGGTCCTCCTCCTCATATACAGAGCTCTTAATGGGCTGGGACAAAGCCACACCACCAACTTCCTTGTTAACTATGAACAGCGCAatcatctgctgctttttttattGGAGGTTCCCAGGAACAGCCCAAAGAAAAACCAGGGATGCTGCCTTTGTCAGTGATGCCCCCAAACTATGGAACACATTACCTACAGATATCTGGGCAGCCAGTTCATTAAGTATCTGTAAAACTAAACACTTATGACTTCACTTTAGCCTTTTGTTAGCTATGACTTTATCGCCTTCTctatctttcagtaaatgtgtgtgaaaacatgccgtttagatttggccccctttatgatgtcagaaggggatctgttgatcatgtgacctcctccagcccttcgACCTATCACCTGTCCCTGCCAAACCCCAGGAAGTGCGGCAACTTCCCACAGTGGCCAAACCATCGACCGCATAAGGCCAATGGACCAAAAAGAGACTCTTTCCCCCtcatagacttacattgtgaaagagatgcCTTTAAGAGGtgaaaggctgaaaacagctgcagcagccatgtttgctatgagaaaaataatgttcatgtaaacctgttctagtaggaccccaaaacacaaatatgagcagaatatgagatcttaaatgtttttatgtctgtttcaTGTGAGGTGTATGAAGGGTAAtgtacaaataaagtttatcattaattattatcattatctgcATCATAGACAACAACAAAATCGTCAACGTACTGACTCATCTGCTGAGTTTTTACTCCCATTTCCGGACACATCAGGTCCATCCTCTCCTGCAGCCATAGCGTCGATGGAGGCGGCGAGGCCTGCGCTCTCATTCTGAGAAAATCCAACAAACAGTAACTCAGGATACGTAATATTATGATCATCCAATCAACAGTGCTAGATTCAAAATTTGTTTGACTTGCTGCATGACTTCTGATCACTTCTTGCATGTTAATTATATCTAAATCAATTAATTTAGTCagttaaaaataatttcagcaTTACTTAACTTCATACTGCTGTCTTTTAGTGGATTATAACGTAAAGTGACCTGGTTACCTTGAGCTCCAAAATGAGGTCTTGCAGGTTCCTCATCACCTCTACGTTCTCCTTTAACTCCTGGTCCTCCAGTGTCTCCAACAACTTCTCAAGATCCACTGTGCATCTGAAATAAAGAGATTATTGTGGCAGTGGTCAAAAAGAAATCATGAACACATCTGACTAAGGCCATTAGAAACCAAGCAAAGCCACAGTGTTGTGCATGTGAGCCATCCTGAAGCCCTCCTGACTTCATGGACTTACGCTGCATGGTGCCGCAGTTGTTCCAGTTTGCTTTGTAGTTTCTCATTTGCTTGTTCGGTCtgtaaaataaaggaaacacaCCGTGATAAGCATGGCAGATGAGAATACATTTGAAAGAACCAAACATCTAAAAAGATAAACCACAGACTGTAAATCAAgtactttttgtttattttgatggTAATTTAAATTGTCTTGGTGTTTTTCTACTCGTGTGTATAAGCAAACATCATCACTCGTAACAGTTTTCCCATCAGCTCTCAACAACGATCCAGACTACGGTCTGGCTCACCATAATGATCTTCTCAAACATGAAGGCCGTTTGTCCAGCTGCCTCACTCAGCTCCCTGCTCAGCTTATTGTTCTCGTCCTGCAGAGCGCGGTTCCTTTCCAGCAGCTTAGTCACATTCTCCGCTGACTCTGGCCTGTAACGGAGGGACTGTGTGACTGTTGTGCCCCTTTGTTATGGGTAATATGTACCCTGGCACTCAACTGACATCCTGCTGGGACTTCATTTAAATGAGAATTTTATGCCTTACCCAGAGAGCACTGGAGCTACTCCTCCACGAGCATGGAGTAGCATCACCTGCAGCTCCTGAACCTGAACAAGTGCATGGATCAAGACATGTATTACATTCAAATAGAAGTAGTAAGGCAAATATAAATTTTATGTCTCTTTCCTAAACAGTAGTctataaaaacaaagatttcCAACAAGTAACTGAGCTGCATTTAACTTGCACCGTTGTTACATAAGCCAAAGGGCAGTTGGAGATCTGACTGTGAGGTCAGTTTTCACTCTCTCACCTGTTGTTTCAAACGGTTCATTTCTGCAGCTCTGGGGTCAATGTTGACTATcggtttgtttttaatcttgCGAGCTCTGTCGGCATATCGCAGTGTGTTGATGGTCTCCTCCATGTTTGAGTCTGCAGGACTGACGCATGCAATCATCAAAGTGTGGCTATTGCCTCCCAAAGAATCTGGTGAAACGAACAGACTAATTAACAAAAGCGCTTGGTGAAATTATCCTGCATCCGTTTACTGTGTTGCATCGTTGCCGCTTTGAACACCCGCCGGTGCATTAACTGGTAATGCTGCCTTTTTCGCGTTTACCAATTGTTCAGTGTGTACCTGCATTACACATCACTGCTGAGCGATGCCGGCAGTAATAACTGACAGAGCAGATgcacatataaaaaaaacttccatTAGACAATCAAAGCCTAGAGAGGAAGGATGCCTACTGCATGCTTCCCATGCTTGTTGATTTGCTCATGTTTGGATGTGAGGATGTTATCTGGGACGCTCTAATGACCACTAAGTAACTTTAACATCTAAATCAAAGCTTACCTTGTAGCAGGCGGGTGAGCTTGGAGTCTCTGTAAGGAACAAAGgtgtttttcttgctttcatCCCCCAAAGCACTGATCACATTTCCCAAAGACAAAAGGCCACGATTGATGCTGATGCCTGAAGATGACaatgaaaaacatcaaaaagaaatgctgttttcaAGAACACCCTTATTATACAAAGAGACAAGACTATATATGACTGGGAGAATCATAAACTGAGGGTTGACAACAGAGTAAATCTATAGAAAATCATATTCAACATACCTTCCTTCAGACGATCTCCCTCTGCTTTcgttttcttttgtctttctgatCCAGCAAGATCCACAAGGTGCAATTTTGAAACAACAGAGTCGGCTCTGCAACAAAAGATTACAGTAGCGTTCACCATGCGACTTTGTGTGCAACAGAACGTAGACCTACACGTCAACATCATGTCCTAATATTTTTCTAATTGgctgaaaatgtgttattgcagattcatttattttagtttacCCTTTATAAAACACTAATGAGGGTGAGGGTAGGTAACTTTAACTTactttaaagctgcttcctgGAAATCCAAATGTGATAATAGCCAAAGGCAATGAATGTTATGAATGTATTTAAATTACTGTCTTAATCCAATTGTTCAATATCGGTGTAAAACTTATTACACATCAACAGGGATTAATCTGACGTATATATCCATACATATACATGATGCAATGCGCCAATGTTTTAATAAGGACCTTCTTATGACTGTATCCCCAAACACATTGTAGACAGCAGTCCACGTGCATTTTTGAGCATGTCATTGTTTTATGTGTAAACTCAAAATGTTGTATATTAAAGTCAAATGGCACaaatatactaaaaaaaaaaaaaaacaccatcaaaCTGACTTGTCTGTCCCTCTGCGCTGCTCCAGTGTGATGGTGAAGATGGCATGTGAGCGAGAAGAAGCGGCATTCATCGCTGTGGAACCCACGGTGCGAGCAGAATTTCCGATCTCAAGGCAACTCACCATCTCTTGGGCAGAGAGCACCTGCTTCTCAGTTAAACCCACAATCTGGAAGACAGGATATTCTCATGTTTCGCCAAAGCATTGAACTAGATGTGGCTGCAGTCTGATGAGGTTCGTCTTTCTATCCTCTATAGGCAGGAAAGAAATGTGACCATATTCCATATTGTTTTGCTATAATAAACTATGCTTTTGTAAACATGTCGGTCACTCACCTTAATGCCGTCTTTAGGGTCTTCCCGAATGCTGATGGCAGGTTTATCTTTAGATGTACACAACAAGTCCAGTATATCTTCATTATAGATCTAcaatcaaaaaggaaaaagcttAACTAGATTATCTTAAAAGGCCATCGAGTAATGAAACAACAAATGtctaaaatgacattttaaaaaaatgtatctccacagtgtaaacatgtaaacatgtccACTGACCTCCAGGTAAGATACGGCCAGACAGAAGTCACAGTCTGTTCTCATTTCCCTTTCTTCAAAAATCCTTTTGATAACTCGTGGAATAACCCCGACTGAAGGATCATTTTCTTGAGCAGATGTGTATGCTCCTCCCATGGAGAAGGTCTTCCCTGATCCAGTCTGTCCGTATGCAAGAACTGTGGCATGGTAGCCTGCAGACAGGGCAGTTTAGgttcaaagtaaaaatattctaattatcTACCATCTATGCcaatttaatgatatttttccAATGTATCtaatgtgattttaatttgtttggcACCAACAGCAATTACAGAGTCCAAATCCCAAACAGGTCTTATATTGCTGAACCTTCACTCTTACCTCCCAGGAATGgggttaaaacaaaaagaatttcCCTAATGAATTCAAAAAGTCATCACGTTACAAGCAATAGCTACCTTTGAAAAGCCCACTCAATAAGGAGGACACAGACGAAGTGAAGACTTCTTCTTGCTCAGCAGTGGGATCGAATACATAATCATAAGTGAACGCTTTCTCTGCACCAACGATCACCTGAAAACAAGCAACAATTTAGCTCTCTTTTCCACATACTGTGTAGtgcagttaaaaacacacacacacacattatatccATATGGATACAATGGATCAAAGCAAACAGGCTGAGAAATAGAATTATCCTAAATTGTTGTTGAGCACAGACCTGTGGCTCCCCAGGCACAAAGGTCAGACAGCACTGACATCCctcattgatttctttagtcACCAGCGGACGACATCGCAAGGCAACCCGCACAGGGATCACCTTATCATCCTCATTTTTCATGATGCAAGACTCCAATATATACCTAAAACAGACATTATCATAATGAAGCCAAGTATCAGTGTGATAATGCAGCAAAAAAAGAGCCTTTGATGAACCTTAATTTTCAAAAGAGACCACTACAGGGACAACACTGTCTGCACTGGCAGATGCTGAGATACAGTGACTccaataattacattttccaaaaaacacacacaaaaaacaaaaactcatgTGAACCGACATGTATTGCATCGATACTTGAGTAGGATTTAGAGATGAAAAGATGACAAGATCTAAATAACAATAGTTAATGCTGACTTTTCATTGTGTGAAACAATCAAGAAACATCTAAATCTGATAACGCTGTCTTGAAAATGTATCAAACTATGACATCACTATATTGAACACACTGAACTTtgtgaatgttgaatgttaTGAGCATTGGTGTGACATCAATaaagtgtaataataataatcttctGTGTGTCAGTGGTTGAATATAACGAACTACTTGACACCCCCCGACTTTATATATTGATAGAAATAATGTCAGTATagcactgaaatgaaaaggaaaactgtAACCTGAAACAGAAATTACAATGAAATCAGTAATCCTTATATTTTGAAGGGTAACATCAGTGTCTGCAAATGTACAGTGAATAACGTCAAAAGCACTTTAAAGTTGGTTCACGATcactgccatcatcatcatcgtcatcgtcatcatctgAGACGTTACATCACAATCAGGTTTATTTGGGAGCATCAGAAAATGTCTCCGTGTCTCAGTGAAGTCACCGTGGGTGCTGTTGGTCCATTATTCACTGTCAGTGGATGAGATCACTACCTAAAGTCCACCTTCAGGTCAGACAGACCAAAGCCGACCTGTGCAATAAACAGTGCTAAGTACATAAATGTCCTTTTAGGCCAGATTATCTTTTTAACTGCATCGTTACTTTGTCTCCAAGACACTTAAACCAGTTAGCTATAACGTTAACTTCTCTCACGTTTATTTCACTGCAAGACAAGATAGTTAGGGGTTATTAAAATACCAcgttttaaattaatttaattaagtaCGACTACTCAAACCAACCCTACTCAGCACAGCTGGCGAATGATAATTAAGTAAAAGTTGGCGTTACCTTACCGTTAGTTAACTAGCTAGCTGCAGTTATTAGCAAGGTGACATTAACGTTGCCTTCTCACGTGTCCTGTGCCAAC
This window of the Pempheris klunzingeri isolate RE-2024b chromosome 14, fPemKlu1.hap1, whole genome shotgun sequence genome carries:
- the kif4 gene encoding kinesin family member 4 encodes the protein MKNEDDKVIPVRVALRCRPLVTKEINEGCQCCLTFVPGEPQVIVGAEKAFTYDYVFDPTAEQEEVFTSSVSSLLSGLFKGYHATVLAYGQTGSGKTFSMGGAYTSAQENDPSVGVIPRVIKRIFEEREMRTDCDFCLAVSYLEIYNEDILDLLCTSKDKPAISIREDPKDGIKIVGLTEKQVLSAQEMVSCLEIGNSARTVGSTAMNAASSRSHAIFTITLEQRRGTDKADSVVSKLHLVDLAGSERQKKTKAEGDRLKEGISINRGLLSLGNVISALGDESKKNTFVPYRDSKLTRLLQDSLGGNSHTLMIACVSPADSNMEETINTLRYADRARKIKNKPIVNIDPRAAEMNRLKQQVQELQVMLLHARGGVAPVLSGPESAENVTKLLERNRALQDENNKLSRELSEAAGQTAFMFEKIIMTEQANEKLQSKLEQLRHHAACTVDLEKLLETLEDQELKENVEVMRNLQDLILELKNESAGLAASIDAMAAGEDGPDVSGNGSKNSADESDVTKDSPEAFTTHHALRQAQLSKELIELNKVLSLKEAFVRKMCQTDNQLEPMQSEHQKNVHSLQSAVDSLQKEKEDLILALQSAKKDTNQAKLSEQRRKRLQELEGQLVDMKKKLLEQSKLLKLKESSVQKVSKLNQEIQAMKTQRTQLMRQMRDDSEKFRHWKSKKEREVLQLKEKDRKRQYELLKLERDFQKQANVLRRKTEEAAAANKRLKDALQKRSEVSEKRKDTHNRGMESAASRVKTWFLNEVEVLVSTEEARRHLNDLLEDRKVLAQEINHLKQQMEAGERPAAKIRRRTLIISELESHGALETPLTKQVENLETEMGLRNAQIADLQQKVLVADSEARLKQRIDGITSIVDAKCALKVLMAELVAAKTSNSKLESEVKQEKGNAQDLRKMLADERNVMSTMDMEHQQQLVDLEQRHQEKVIYLLNQLQNKPIGGESDDTKPTEESSKEKELLQRLKVQEEELEKLRELSEQNQKLVEQNEEYRQKLSLLHLASVKKVLVPSTNIEQSPDDSFEYVPPKPKGKRFTTAKAPLNMAINIEELMSPSEEENEEEGDEWRPEKPEKGRRTSKKPKTTGCACKGRCGNKQCRCRKGKMTCGENCQCDHEKCRNMDNQAPAEEAENVSRDSVSLQDATSVSPDNTTFFKPPSCTPTKKVLKEIGDMGHSTADLKLIRKPVLPEEEEEEDDDEDRTTVSFLKKKKRILTSFQNSFFSGCTPIREES